From one Rhizobium rosettiformans genomic stretch:
- the hupB gene encoding DNA-binding protein HupB, which translates to MNKNELVSAVAEKAGLTKADAASAVDAVFETVQAELKNGGDIRLAGFGAFTVARREASKGRNPSTGAEVDIPARNVPKFTAGKGLKDAVNS; encoded by the coding sequence ATGAACAAGAACGAACTCGTATCCGCGGTCGCCGAGAAGGCTGGCCTCACCAAGGCTGACGCTGCCTCTGCCGTCGATGCCGTTTTTGAAACGGTCCAGGCTGAACTGAAGAACGGCGGCGACATTCGTCTCGCTGGCTTCGGCGCCTTCACCGTCGCCCGTCGCGAAGCCTCCAAGGGCCGCAACCCGTCCACCGGCGCTGAAGTCGATATCCCGGCTCGCAACGTACCGAAGTTCACGGCCGGCAAGGGCCTGAAGGACGCTGTCAACAGCTGA
- a CDS encoding DMT family transporter: MNQSSVSVLRSRAVVGAGFMVLAGVAFAILNVVTQWLSMTLGFPPASTAFWQYGFALVLSLPLLFRLGLKAMKTAYPVRHILRVLLAAFGVQAWVTGLATVPIWQAIALVMTSPFFIIIGARLFLGETVGRDRWFATLTGFVGAMIILQPWSDSFTLAALLPVLSALLWGGSSLIMKNLTHYEAPETVTVWLLVLLTPINFGLAAASGFAIPEGSALWLLLAAGLLTAIGQYLLTLAYNAADAAYVQPFDDLKLPLNVFAGWLVFGYAPSGYLWLGALLILGASLFLMLREAGKETTVAS; this comes from the coding sequence ATGAATCAGAGCTCGGTTTCTGTTCTGCGCTCCCGGGCCGTTGTCGGTGCCGGTTTTATGGTTTTGGCTGGCGTCGCCTTTGCCATTCTCAATGTCGTCACCCAGTGGCTCTCGATGACGCTCGGCTTTCCGCCGGCTTCGACGGCCTTCTGGCAATATGGCTTTGCTCTTGTCCTCTCCCTTCCGCTGCTGTTCCGGCTCGGATTGAAGGCGATGAAGACCGCCTATCCGGTCCGCCACATCCTGCGCGTCCTGCTCGCCGCCTTCGGGGTCCAGGCCTGGGTCACCGGATTGGCCACCGTTCCGATATGGCAGGCGATTGCGCTGGTCATGACCTCGCCCTTCTTCATCATCATCGGCGCGCGCCTCTTCCTCGGTGAGACCGTCGGCCGCGATCGCTGGTTCGCAACGCTCACCGGCTTCGTCGGCGCGATGATCATCCTGCAGCCCTGGTCGGACAGTTTCACGCTCGCCGCCCTGTTGCCGGTGCTCTCTGCGCTTCTCTGGGGCGGTTCGTCGCTGATCATGAAAAACCTCACGCACTACGAGGCGCCGGAGACGGTGACCGTTTGGCTCCTCGTGCTGCTGACGCCGATCAACTTCGGCCTTGCTGCAGCATCCGGCTTTGCCATTCCTGAAGGTTCGGCCCTCTGGCTGCTTCTCGCAGCAGGCCTTCTAACAGCCATCGGCCAGTATCTGCTGACGCTTGCGTACAATGCGGCGGACGCGGCCTATGTTCAGCCCTTCGACGACCTGAAACTGCCGCTCAATGTTTTTGCCGGCTGGCTCGTCTTCGGCTACGCACCGAGCGGCTATCTCTGGCTGGGCGCTCTTCTCATCCTCGGCGCATCGCTCTTCCTGATGCTGCGAGAGGCAGGCAAGGAGACAACAGTGGCATCCTGA
- a CDS encoding esterase-like activity of phytase family protein, with protein sequence MTHGLSRVALTAALFASVALPATAEQVFNRIATFPVATNLPADKDKLSTTSAEIITASEDGNTLIYSDSPLGGIGFIDITDAKAPKAAGALMMDGEPTSVAVAGAKVLVGVNTSESFTSPSGKLAVVDIATKTVEATCDISGQPDSVAVAKDGSFVAIAIENERDEDVNDGALPQMPAGDLVIFSLTDGVADCGSIKRVALTGLAEIAPEDPEPEFVAINSLGEIAVTLQENNHIAIVDGKTGEVKSHFSAGTVDLTGIDTKSDGALKFTGTKDGVPREPDAVKWLDDDRLVIANEGDWNGGSRGFTIFDKTGKVAYESGASLEMAIAQIGHFPDKRARSKGVEPEGLEAATFGDQNYFFVLAERASVVGVYKDTGAEPELTQLLPSGVSPEGAVAIPSRNLLATANEVDLGEDGGPRSHVMLYELAEGTPAYPMIQSAMVDGAPIGWGALSGLVGDAEKAGTLYAVNDSFYAMQPTIFTIDATQKPAVITTALPITRGGAAAQKLDLEGITLDGKGGFWVASEGDPAKLVGHGLYNVDAKGEIKAEVGFPVELLAGQTRFGLEGITSVGTGDDMTLWMAVQREWGDDEKGSVKLLSYNPKSKEWGAVRYPLEKADAGWVGLSEITAHGDHVYIVERDNQVGDNAKLKKLYRVAIADLKPAKLGEELPTVVKEEVHDFIPDLKAATNGYVVDKLEGFAFDAAGKAFAVTDNDGVEDSSGETLFWEVNLQGTN encoded by the coding sequence ATGACCCATGGTCTCTCCCGCGTCGCCCTCACGGCGGCGCTCTTTGCATCCGTGGCCCTGCCGGCCACGGCCGAACAGGTTTTCAATCGCATCGCCACTTTCCCGGTCGCCACCAACCTGCCGGCCGACAAGGACAAGCTTTCCACCACCTCGGCCGAGATCATCACGGCTTCGGAAGACGGCAATACGCTGATCTATTCCGACAGCCCGTTGGGCGGCATCGGCTTCATTGACATCACCGACGCCAAGGCGCCGAAGGCTGCAGGCGCCCTGATGATGGACGGCGAGCCGACATCGGTTGCGGTTGCCGGCGCCAAGGTTCTCGTCGGCGTCAACACGTCCGAGAGCTTCACCAGCCCGTCCGGCAAGCTCGCCGTCGTTGACATCGCCACCAAGACCGTCGAGGCGACCTGCGACATCAGCGGTCAGCCGGATTCGGTTGCTGTTGCCAAGGACGGATCCTTCGTGGCAATCGCCATCGAGAACGAGCGTGACGAAGACGTCAACGACGGCGCCTTGCCGCAGATGCCGGCCGGTGATCTGGTTATCTTCTCCCTCACAGACGGCGTTGCGGATTGCGGTTCGATCAAGCGCGTGGCCCTGACCGGCCTGGCAGAGATCGCGCCCGAAGATCCGGAGCCTGAATTCGTTGCGATCAACAGCCTCGGCGAGATCGCCGTCACGTTGCAGGAAAACAACCACATCGCCATCGTCGACGGCAAGACCGGCGAAGTGAAGAGCCACTTCTCGGCCGGTACGGTCGATCTGACAGGTATCGACACCAAGTCGGATGGCGCGCTGAAGTTCACCGGCACCAAGGACGGCGTTCCGCGCGAGCCCGACGCCGTGAAGTGGCTCGACGACGACAGGCTGGTCATCGCCAATGAAGGCGACTGGAACGGCGGTTCACGCGGGTTCACCATTTTCGACAAGACTGGCAAGGTCGCTTACGAATCGGGTGCCTCGCTCGAAATGGCGATCGCCCAGATCGGTCACTTTCCCGACAAGCGTGCCCGCTCCAAGGGCGTCGAGCCGGAGGGCCTGGAAGCCGCGACCTTTGGCGACCAGAACTACTTCTTCGTGCTCGCCGAGCGCGCCTCGGTGGTTGGCGTCTACAAGGACACCGGTGCCGAGCCTGAACTTACGCAGCTTCTGCCGTCTGGCGTGTCACCGGAAGGCGCCGTTGCCATTCCCTCACGCAACCTTCTGGCCACCGCCAACGAGGTTGATCTGGGCGAAGACGGCGGCCCCCGCTCGCATGTCATGCTCTACGAACTGGCTGAAGGCACGCCGGCCTATCCGATGATCCAGTCGGCCATGGTCGATGGGGCTCCGATCGGTTGGGGCGCGCTTTCCGGTCTCGTCGGTGATGCCGAAAAGGCTGGCACCCTTTATGCCGTCAATGACAGCTTCTACGCCATGCAGCCGACGATCTTCACGATCGACGCAACGCAGAAGCCTGCCGTCATCACCACGGCCCTGCCGATCACCCGTGGTGGTGCTGCAGCTCAGAAGCTCGACCTCGAAGGCATTACGCTCGACGGCAAGGGCGGCTTTTGGGTCGCCTCCGAAGGCGATCCGGCCAAGCTCGTCGGGCACGGCCTCTACAATGTCGATGCCAAGGGAGAGATCAAGGCTGAGGTCGGCTTCCCGGTCGAACTCCTCGCCGGCCAGACCCGCTTCGGTCTCGAAGGCATCACCAGCGTGGGCACCGGCGACGACATGACGCTCTGGATGGCGGTTCAGCGCGAATGGGGCGATGACGAGAAGGGCTCGGTCAAGCTCCTCTCCTACAACCCGAAGTCCAAGGAATGGGGCGCCGTTCGTTATCCGCTCGAAAAGGCGGATGCCGGCTGGGTCGGTCTTTCCGAAATCACTGCCCATGGCGACCATGTCTACATCGTCGAGCGCGACAACCAGGTGGGTGACAACGCAAAGCTCAAGAAGCTCTACCGCGTTGCCATCGCCGACCTGAAGCCCGCCAAACTCGGCGAAGAACTTCCGACTGTCGTCAAGGAAGAAGTCCACGACTTCATCCCCGATCTGAAGGCCGCCACCAATGGCTATGTCGTCGACAAGCTCGAAGGCTTCGCCTTCGACGCAGCCGGCAAGGCCTTCGCCGTGACCGACAACGACGGCGTGGAGGACTCCTCTGGCGAGACCCTGTTCTGGGAAGTGAACCTTCAGGGCACCAACTGA
- a CDS encoding aldo/keto reductase, which translates to MREHKFGRTEFTVSDIGFGAWQIGGSWGEVSEADGRAALNAALDAGMTFIDTADVYGDGRSEKIIAEVLKARGGARPMVASKAGRRLNPHVADGYTKANIEAFIDRSLKNLDIDSLDLVQLHCPPTDVYYRQEMFEGLEEIRKAGKIKHYGVSVEKVEEALKAIEYPGVVSVQIIFNMFRQRPAALFFQEAKRRNVAVIARVPLASGLLSGKITAATQFAAEDHRNFNRNGEAFDVGETFAGVPFETGLAAVEEVRKLVPAGASMAQFALRWILMHEAVTVVIPGARNGEQAKANAAASDLPALSTDVMAASREVYERLIAPHVHHRW; encoded by the coding sequence ATGCGAGAACATAAATTCGGCCGGACGGAATTCACCGTCAGCGATATCGGCTTTGGCGCCTGGCAGATCGGCGGATCCTGGGGAGAAGTATCGGAGGCCGACGGCCGTGCAGCGCTCAATGCCGCCCTCGATGCCGGCATGACCTTCATCGATACGGCAGACGTCTATGGCGACGGTCGCTCGGAAAAGATCATTGCCGAGGTGCTCAAGGCGCGCGGCGGCGCGCGGCCGATGGTGGCATCCAAGGCCGGTCGGAGGCTCAACCCGCATGTGGCGGATGGTTACACCAAGGCGAATATCGAGGCCTTCATCGACCGTTCCTTGAAGAACCTAGACATCGACAGCCTCGACCTCGTGCAGCTGCACTGCCCGCCGACCGATGTCTACTACCGTCAGGAGATGTTCGAGGGGCTGGAAGAGATCCGCAAGGCTGGGAAGATCAAGCATTACGGCGTGTCGGTCGAAAAGGTCGAGGAAGCGCTGAAGGCGATCGAATATCCGGGAGTCGTCTCGGTGCAGATCATCTTCAACATGTTCCGCCAGCGCCCGGCCGCCCTCTTCTTCCAGGAAGCCAAGCGCCGCAACGTGGCCGTCATCGCGCGCGTCCCGCTGGCAAGCGGTCTGCTTTCGGGCAAGATCACGGCGGCCACGCAGTTTGCCGCCGAAGACCATCGCAACTTCAACCGCAATGGCGAAGCCTTCGATGTGGGCGAGACCTTTGCGGGCGTGCCGTTCGAGACGGGCCTTGCAGCCGTCGAGGAAGTTCGCAAGCTGGTGCCGGCGGGTGCTTCCATGGCGCAGTTCGCACTCCGCTGGATCCTCATGCACGAGGCCGTAACGGTCGTCATCCCCGGCGCGCGCAATGGCGAGCAGGCCAAGGCGAATGCTGCGGCGTCTGATCTTCCAGCCCTGTCTACCGATGTCATGGCGGCGTCCCGCGAGGTCTATGAGCGGCTGATCGCGCCACATGTGCACCATCGCTGGTAA
- a CDS encoding DUF2256 domain-containing protein, which yields MPKMIRKGDLPQKTCPVCRKPFAWRKKWERDWDDVIYCSERCRRTGKTVAADKP from the coding sequence ATGCCGAAGATGATCCGCAAGGGCGATCTGCCCCAGAAGACCTGTCCCGTCTGCCGCAAGCCCTTTGCTTGGCGCAAAAAGTGGGAGCGGGACTGGGACGATGTCATCTACTGTTCGGAGCGCTGCCGTCGGACAGGCAAAACCGTTGCCGCCGACAAGCCGTAG